In the genome of Candidatus Diapherotrites archaeon, the window ATCGGGAAGAAGGATTTGGCGGGCGCACTCATAAGGGGTAACAGTGGCGGCGGAACAACCATGGACAAGCAAATTCTGCGGCCCTAATGACCCTGAAATATCCGACCCATCATAATTGAACACCGGGCGGTACAATTGTGTGGCGACGCTCAGGTAACCGGTAGAAGAATTGCCGGGGACGCAGATGAAGCGACTGTGCTTGGGGAGGAAGAGGGTGATGGTTTGGGAGGCATTGGCGTCCTGTTGCGCCCCGAGAGTGGCGAACAATTGATCGATACGCTCGAGGTCGGAAGTAAGTGAGCCCACTTTGGCCACATCCTCCATGGATTGCTGGAGACGCTCGCCCAGGGGGACAATAATGGTCATCACGATGATGAGGGCTAGGAGGAGAATGAGGACGAATTCGATGGAAGCCTGGCCCTTCTGCCGGGGGAGAAGATGGTTCACGGGAACCACCAGACCCAAGGAATATCCCCCAATAGGTTGAGGAGGAGATAGGCTAACAGCACCGCGGGAACAAAGGGAGCGGAGGCCTTGATGCGGATGTGGTTTTCCAACTCCCCTTTTTTGACCAAAGACTTCAATTGGGATAATTGGTCATCCGTCAATCCCGCGGCACTCAGGGGGTTGGCTAACACGAGTGAATGGACGGGGGGAATGAACCACTGCATGACCTCCGCGGGGGTTTTGGCCTTAATAAGCGTTGCAAGGGGAGGACGGGTTTTTCGGGCTGGCTTACCGTGTTCCACCACGATCAGCTCGCCCGGGATCTCCCCCTCATGAAGGGAAGTGATAGGGCGAATCTGCACCAGCACATGCTTTTTGGCGAAACCGAACCAGGAAATAAGTAATGATATTCCGGCGAGAGCGAGGAAAGAAAGGGCGAGCGTGGGAAAGAGGGCGGGATTGAGGAACAAAGAAAAGGCCCCTCCCACGGCTATGAGGTATTGAAGGGGTTTGGGGGAGAAAGAAAGGATGAGGAGGACGGGGAGTATTTCCCACGTGGCGGTGGGAAGGAAGTAGAGAACGAAGCCTGACCAAAGGATGATGTGGGAAGAACGGAGGAGAGCGGACAAGGATTGGTTGATCCATTCCTGACGAAGGGACTTGTCCTTCAACGCGAGGAGGGAGAGGAAAGCCGTGTAGGGGATGAACATGATGATGGAAAAAAGGAAGAGGGAAAACATGAAAATGGGCCAATCCGAAGGACGGAAGAGGGGGAGGCCTTCCCACACGAAAGAAATGCCGAAGAAAGAACCCAGGAGGAAGGGATTGTAAGGGTTGAGGGCGGCGAGACCGGTGAAGAGCTTCACATCCCCTCCCGCCCAGGCTCCAAGCTTCCAGAGGAGGTAGGCGGCGAGGAAGGTAAGCAGGATCACGGCTCCTGTGATGAGTAACTGATTCAGGTCACCGGTCTGGAAAAAGGAAGCCAGGGCAAATAGGATTCCAAGAAAGAGAAGGGAATAGGTAACCCCATCCGGGATGATGCGCTCCTTGAAATCGGTGTAGGTGCCGACGGCCAAGCCAATGAGGGACAAGAAAAAAGAAATGAGGGGAAACATAGGTTATCCCCCAAGGAAATTCAGTATGGCTTCCTGGCGCAACTGCTCGATGTTCTTCTCCGCGACCTGTGAAATGGCCGCCACTTGGAATGCGAGCAAGGCCGCGACGGTGGCCAAGAGAATGCCGAACGCCACCGTCAGCAAATACTCGAGTGCCACCTGGGCTTTTGCATCCATGGGAATCACGAAGCGATTACTCCCGGTTATTATCTTACATTATCTTACTACGTGCGTGGTGAAATCATTCAAATTATTCGACACGATGGTATTGGTTTGTCCGGATGTCGTGATGATAATCAACAGCACGATCGTGGCGATCAGCACCGCCCCGCCAATCAGCAGCAGGTACTCCAATGCCCCTTGTCCTCGGTTATCCATATTCTCCCTCCTTCATGAGATGTTAGACACGATGTCATTCGTCGTTGATCCCACTTGCGGGGACAACTGGTTAAGCACTTCTTTGGCGATGAGCGCGGCCGTGGTGGCCAGCAAAATGACGATGCCGGCGACGAGGACCAGTTCGATTGAAGCCTGGGCCTTTTGTTCGTTCCACATCATGCGCTCACCCCTAGGAATGCTCCGATCACCACGCGGGAGACGAAGAACACCATGTAAGCAACCAGTAGCAACAAGGGGGCGTATAAAAGGCTTTTGGATACTCGGCCGTCGCGCATCACCCCCACGATGACCGCGGTGGCGATGGCGAGGATGAAGATGTAGCCCTTCAAGGCGAGAACAATGAGGTCGCGCGCGTTTTGGATGGCCAGGAGACGGATGCCGGTTAACCCCCCTGCTTGAGAGGAGGTGGTGATGAGGAATTGGACAATAACGGAGACCAGGCCGAAGATGAAAGGAGCTACGATAATACCAGCCGTGACCATGAAGATGACCTGAAGAATGGTTTTGGTTTTCCGCTCCTGGGCGATGCGGTTCATCTCCCGCACATCCCCCGCAATGTCATCGAGGATGTCCGCTAGCGCCGCGCCCGCGCGGACCGTATCCACGATGATGGTGATGACCCGGCGAATGAGCTTGGACTCCACCACGCGCGACATGGAGAACATGGCATTCTCGAAATTCTCGCCTTCCTCGAGTTTACGCAATACCTTCTTCATCTCATCGGAGAGGGGACCATACTGGGAATTGGCGACCTCGCGCAAGGCATACTCATACGTGGCCCCCGTCTTGAGGGTGTCGGAGATCTGCTTGAGGGCATCGGGAAAACTCTCCTCAATGAGTTCGATGCGGCGGCGCCCTTTCAAATAAGGAACACCAATCATCATGTCCAGGACGATGAACAAACCCAAGAGAGCGAAAATAGGCTCGTTGATTCCAATGATCTGAGTTCCGAAGAAGATCAGGGCGCCCGCGGCGAGGGACGCGATGAATGATCCCAATACCCAGAGCATCACCGGAACATCGATGCCGGCCTGGAGGAGGTAATATTCGTAGTGGTCGATGAGCGTTCTTTTTTCCATGGTTCACACCCTCGGCTGGGACACATAAAGGTAGTAGGCGATCATCCCCAGGATGGCAGGCATGAGGAGGAAGAAGTACATGAGCACGACGATGGGAGTCAGAGGGATCGCGAAACCTAATGGAAGGCCGCTGTTGGCGATCGCAGCCATAACCCCCACAAAAACAGGAGCGACGATGCCCATAAAGATGAAAATGACCCCGAAGAAGTTGAGGCGCTCGGCGTAATCGCGGACCTTCATCTGCAACTCAAAACTTACATCGGTGGCGATCGTGCCCATGATCTCGGAAAGGTTTCCTCCCGTGCGGAGGGCCCGGATGACATGACGCAAGGCATTGGCGAGGGGACGCGATTGGGTGCGGGCCGCGAAATGGCGCAAGGCATCCCGGGTATCGGTGCCTTCCTCTATTTCCGCAATGGTGCGAGAAAATTCCTCGGATAACACCCCATAATCGGCCTTGGCAATCGTCTGAATAGTCTTATACAACCCTATCCCCGCCCGCAGTTCGGTGGCCATATGACGCAAAGCAAAAGGGAGTTCGGTGCTGCATTGCTCCCCCCGCTGACGGGCAATTTCAGAAGGTATGAGGAAACCGACGATGATGGTGAGGAGGGAGAGAAAAATGGCCCCCAACAAAGGGAGTAGGATACTCAAACCGAGTATGAGAGGGGAGAGCTGCAACCCTTGTTGCTCGCCCAGGAAACGGAGGAGGAAAAAGAGGAGCTCGCCGAAAACGAAGGAGACGATGAACACCAACACCGATGCCACCGTGATCATCGCCACCCATTGGCGCGCGGAATAAGGGAGGTTGGCGGAGTATAAGTAATAGTTGAGCGTCTTCATCTGGGGAAATTTCTCTATCACTTTCCCCAGTCGCTCGAACACACCCTGGAAGGAAAGATGCATGCCTCCCAGGAGACGAGCGAAAGGACTTTTCATGTCACGCAAGGCTTCTATGCCCTGCACATCCACCTTCTTCCGCTCATCGGAGATGATGCCCTTGAGTTCGCCCAGGCGCCCATGCACCTCGTTGAACTCCAATCCTTCTTTCTTGTAGCGGTCCTTCATCCGCTCAACAATTTTCTCAATCTGCTTCTCCTGAATCACATCCTCATTGGCGGATTCGAGAAAGCCCTTTCGCTTCTTCTTTTTCTGCTCCTCAATCCGTTCACGGATACCGGAGATGTCGGCGGGCATCAGAGTTCCCCCACGTACTGCTGGGCGGCATGCGACACATCCGCCATATCCCTTAACCCGCGATCCACCATACTTTGGAGGAAACGTTCCCGACGTTTTAATTCTGCCTCCAATTCCTCCACGGATTTGCCGGATAGGGAGGAAAGCCGGTCTAAATACTGAACGGGAAGGCTGGAACGCTGGAGCTCATCCTTGATGGGATCCCAGGAGAACACCGCATGAGTTTTTGGTTTTCCCTCGATGACCCCCGTGACCTCTGAAATCTCGGTGATGCGGCGATAGGAACCGCGATGGGCTGAATGAAAGAGGTTTTCAACAATCACAAAATTCAAGCCGGAGAGCATGGCCTGGGGAACATCCATGGGGGGACTAGTCACGCGCACTAATGTTTCGGCCGCGGAGTTGGCGTGGATGGTTCCTAAACTACCATCATGTCCCGTATTCATGGCGGTGAACAAGGAGAAGGCCTCGTTGTGCCGCACTTCCCCCACGATGATACGATCGGGACGCATGCGCAGGGAATTTTTAGTAAGGATGTCCAGGGTGATTTCCCCTTTCCCCTCCAACCCGGGAGGACGCCCTTCCAGGCGGATCCAGTGACGGAGGGGAAGGTTTAATTCAGACGTGTCCTCGATGGAAATGACGCGTTCGCTGGCGGGGATGAAGGAACATAAGACGTTCAACAAGGTTGTCTTCCCTGAACTCGTGCCCCCGGATATCAGCATGTTGGCGGGTTGCGTGCGCATCCCATCGACGCACAACCAAAGGAAGGCAGCGGACTCCACGTTCAACGTTTTGTAGGAAATGAGGTCGATTAAAGAATAAGGGTCCTCCCTGAATTTTCGCACCGTCAATGTGGAACCTGAAACCGAGGCGGGAGGAATGGTGGCATTCACGCGCGACCCATCGAGGAGACGCGCATCCAAAAGAGGAGAGGAGATGTCCACGCGTCGTCCTATCTCCCGGGCGATACGGTTGATGATGTCTTCAATTTCCCCATCACTTGAGAACTGCACATTGGTCATCATCATGTCGTATTTACGATGAAAAACATACACGGGTTGAGTGGGACCGATGACCATTATTTCCTCGAGGAGATCATCCTTGATCAGGGCATCAATCAACCCATAACCCACCATCTCGGAGACTACTGCTTCCGCATAAAAGGAGAACTTATGGGAAGGAACCTTCAATTCGGGGGAAACGCGCAGGATGTCCTTGACCTGTTGGGCGTAGACATTGCGCTTCTGGATGGGATCACGAATACGGTAGGGGGTGATGCTGATGAGACGGGTCGTGGCCTCTTTCAAGGTGTTGATGATGGCGCGCTCGCTGATGGTGGGACGGGCGACGGGCACCCAATAGTAGAGCAGAGGCTCATCCTGGACGCGGTAAATCTTGGTTTCCCCATATTCCTCCAATAATGTCTTGGGCTTCCCCTCCATGACCTGCTCGAAAGAGGTTTCGGATGCGGTTTGAGCATCCTTGAATGATTGCACCAACCCTTTTGTTGGGAGAGCGAGATCTTCCTTGAGGGGGGGCAAGGAAATGTTTTGGGGGGAATCTTGCGGGAGGGAGGCGGGAGCGGGAGCGTTTTCCGTGGGGGAAGCATTGGAGGGAATGGAAGAACGGAGCTGATTGATTTTCTGGAGGAGCGCATCCAGGTTTTCAGGCTGCGTAGGAGGGGGAATTTCATCCGCGACCCGGGAGACGAGGGGTTTGGAAGAGGAAGCGGAGGGCGGAGTGGAAGGGGGTTTGGCTCCCTTGCCGGTTACCAAGTCCTTAAGGTAATCTTTAGTAGATTTGCCAGCCATATATGCTCCCACGGGAAGGAAGAATTGGCCTATATAAAGGCGAGTTTTGGGGGGAAAAGAAGGAAAGGAGGGAAGGCCCCCGTTTAAATAGAAGAAGGGAATGGTGGGAGAAGCAGGAGCGTGGAACGATGCGACGCATCATGGTTTTCCGGTTGGGTTCAAGGGATGTTCATTTACCGAAGCTCTTCGGAGCATTCATCATGCTCGCCGCCACGCTCATGCTTTTGCAATCCCTGACAAGTATGTTTGGGTCATGGGAAAACGTGAAGGAAATCCATGGGTGTATCGATGCCGCCAACGCGGGGGCCGCGAGCATCACCACGTGCCAGACCCAAGCGTATTATGCGTTCGGAATATTATTGCGCGCGGGACAATACAGATTAACGGATATGCAGATCGCATCTGGATTACTGACGCCCATTGCGATGGTGTTCTTCTGGGTCGCCATGCTGATCATCGGGGTCGCGTTCTACCGCTCCTGGCGGATGACGTTGCCGGTGGAAGAAAATACTTTTCGAGTGAAATCATCAGCGACATGGAAGAAGAAGCGATAAAAAAAGAATGGGGGGAAAATGGCCCCCCGGTTATTTTTTATTTGATATTGGTTGGATTAGATGACGGAATGCTCATTCCAAAACCAATGTTTTCACGGGCGAATCCGCGAATTTCCCACGCTTCACGCCCACAACTAGATCAACACCGGCCTTTCCCGCGGCATCGACGAGACGCTTGGTGATGATCCCATCGTACACGATGACATGGACGTTTTTGGCATCCTTCAATTTGGCCACGAGGGTGCGCACGGGAACCTCTTCCAACACCTTATGTTTGGCATCCAAGAAAAGGGAAATCTTCTTCCCCTTTACCTTTTCGAGGAAAGGGAAATAGGCCCCCTTTTCTTCAGACGAGATGATGGGCGCCGATTCGGTGACGCTCGGTATGTCAAAGGTGGGGAGCTTTTCCCTGTTGGATGGTTGGAAGGAACGACGCTCGCTTTCATGGGTTGGTGGTTGAGGAACATCCCCAAACGTGCGGTGAATGCGCACCGGTCCGCGAGTGGAAGGAGGGTGGCGGCCGGCTTTCCGCGGATCCATCCCGGATGGGGGGCTGATATCGCGGAAATGAGTTTGAGTCCCCAATCCCGGGGTGGGGCGTCTGAACCCTACTGCGGGGGAAGGAGCAGGCCATTGGGAAAAAGTTGGTTGGGGGGTATCCGGGCGGCGCTCAGGAAAGGAACGCTGGCTCCTCCCTAACTCGCGAGAGGAAACCCCTTGGTCCTGCAAGAACTCCTCAATTACCCGGCGGCGGCGGAGGGCCTGGATGATCTCCTTCTGCTGGAGCTCCTCCACTTCCTTCCCATCGGGGGCCTGCGCCACCGTTTCGACGCGGGCCAATTGGATGAGCTTGCGCGCATTCAATACTCCCCCACGATCGCCATCCACAAAGAGGACGAGGGGCTTACGCTTGGAGAGGGCAATGATATCGGATGCAATTTTTGATCCTCCCATTCCAATGACGTTTTTGAAGCCATGACGGAGTAAATTCAAAACGTCCGCACGACCTTCCACCACAATCACTTCCTCCGCCGTGTCAATATCGGGACCCGCGGGAAGTTTTTCCCGGCCGTACTCCACGAGGTTGCCCACGCGGAGCTGGGAACGAATTTCCTGAGTTAGAGTATCTATTTCGGGAGCGGAATCCAGCTTCATGCGCTGCAACAGCTCCTTGGCCCGCTTGGCGATGTCATCGCGCTTGCTCTTGCGCACATCATCAATGGTTTGAGTGACAAAGCTGGATTCGCAGGGACCCACTTTGTCCACGGTTTCGATGGCGGCCGCCAATACGGAGGTCTCCGCCATGTCCATGGAGGTGGGCACATGAATCTCTCCCGAGGTGTTACCCCCATCCTGGCGGACGGACACTTCAATCCGACCGACACGCCCCTTTTTCTGGAGCTCACGGAGATCCATTTCCTCACCTAAAAGGCCTTCGGATTGCCCAAAGACCGCGCCCACGATATCGGGCTTGTCGACGATGCCTTTGATTTGAAATTTAATCTTGATGAGGTACTTGACCGCATCCACATATGTTTTTGCCATGTTGGTATCACTCGCAGTGTTTGTTCAGTTTTCTTTTGGAAGACGTCGGCGGGCGAGTACGCGAAACAGGTCGCGTTGAGAAAGGCCTATTTCAAGCACCTTGCGGTGGGAGGAATGGCCCCTCACGATGTTGGTGGGCGCGCCCAACAGGCGCGCGCATTCGTGTTCTATTTCACGATTAGCCAACCCGCCTTGAGGGGACGCATGGACGTGGAGAATCCATTCTCCGGTCCAGGCATCCGGTTCAACAAAACCGAAGACAGGTTTCCGAGTTCGAACCCGGACCCGTAAAAGGGTTTTATTGGAAACAGGTTTGAGGCCACCTAGTGAATAAACGTGAATCATCAATTGCCCGCCCGAGCGGACTTCTATCAATAATGGCTGGAATGGGTTTTTTAAACAAAATGGCATTTGGGGGCGAAAAAGGCCCTTAAATAGGCCAAAAGGATAGGGGGGGTATGACATTCTACACCAAGGGAGCTAATGCCGAAAGGGAATTATTGATGCTCCTTTATGCCGCGGGAATGGCCGTTTGTCGGGCCGCGGGATCGGGAAAAGGGAAGAATAACATCCCCACTCCCGATGCTATCGCTTTGCGGGGAGGGAAGATCTATGCATTCGAATGCAAGGCCTGGAAGAAAGGGAGCCTGCACATCTCCCACCAGCAGATGAATGATTTGGAGGCATGGTGCGGAATGGCGGGAGCGGAGTTGGTGATCGCGTGGAAGATCCCCCGGAAAGGGTGGTGGTTTTTCACCAAAAAGGATTTGCGGCCACTGGAGAAGAGCTATGGAATAACGCAAGGAGAAGCGTTTGCCAAGGGGAAGCGAATCGCGCACTTTACGCATGTTCCACTAGTGGTGGGGGAACTGACGTAGGCTTAAATGCCTGTAGGAGGGGAATAGGGTATGGAACCCCTGGAAGTCATCATTGAGGAATTAGAACAACTGCGGAACAAACAACCCTCCTACCGGGCCCGCGTGTACCTGGAATGGGCTATTGAGAATCTGAACAAATTCGACACCCTTGAAAAAGAAGGGATTGTCAATCGAAGCAAGAAGCAGTGATTATTCCATTGAAAAAAATATTACTCCATTGAAAAAAACCCTAATTGCAAATCTTCTTGGCCCGGCATGCCTCACACCAGCGTAGCGACGAACATTAGAGTGACCCCGATCATGCCCATGACGATGAAGATGAGCACGGAATCGATGGCGATGGTGGCGCCGAAGTTGACGATGAAGAGGTAGAGGTCGGCGAGGATGAAGAGCAATCCTACTCCCAGGAGGAGCATGCTGGTGAGCCTGTTCTGCGTGCCGATGCCGCGGAGTTTTATTTCATCCTGGTCAACCTTGACCTGCTGCATATCCTTCCCCAATTCATTCACGCGCATGCGGATGCGCTCGGAGAGATCAGTGAATTTCTGGACCACATCCACTGTCTGAGTTTCAAAGGTACGGCGCTGCTTGGAGACCTCATTCTCATAGGATTGGAGATCGGCTTTGATCTGCTCGAACATCTGGTGGCCCACGGCCTGCATGGAGGTTTGGGTTTCCTTCTGAATGAATTGCTTGAGGGCCTCTTTCTCCTTTTCGACGTCCAGCTTGACGAGCTTGTTAATTTCGTTCTGGAGGAGAGCGAAGGTATCGGCCTGGGCGAGGAGGAGGAGACGCTGGGCCTTCTTGGGTTCGACCCCCAATTGGTTGAGGGTTTGGATGATGGCATCCTCGGATTCGCCCTCGCGCACCATGTTCTGGATAATTTCAATGATGCTGGGAGGCGTTCCGGGTTTGGGGGTGGTTTGAGTAGGAGGAATCGAGGGCATGGAGGGTCACCCGGAGGGAGCATCGCCATTCGCACCATTCTCGACGAGGAAGATGTCGAGCACGTGGGCCTGCTCCACGATCACGAGGGTCTGATTCAAAACGCGTATATTAAGGGATAGGTCTTTCGCCTCGGAGGAGGGGGTAAAGGGAAGAGTGACGGAGGCGCATGTCCCGGGCTGTATAGTCCAGGATTGGGGGGAGGGATTGGGAGCGATGGAGGAATCACTGAGACGCAACTCCACGCGAAGAGGAATGGGAAAATTTTCCTGATTGCATGCCCGAACAACGGGTTCCACGGGAACATCCACGAAACCAAAATCGGGATATGAAAACGTGAGGAGCACATTGGGGGGCACTTGATTGGCCCGGGCGGCGATCACGAGCTGTTGGGATAAATGATAGGGGGCGGAGGCCTCGAGGACGATAAACCCCTGGTCGGCATACTCGGGGAGGAGCAGCACGGGGATTTGGTCTTCGGGTTGCAAGGAGGGAATATGGTGGAGGGGGATCTTCTCCCCCGCTTTCACGTATACGATTTGGATGTCTCGAATGAGGTGGACGGATTCATTGCGGATAGTTACAATGCCATCCTGGTTGGTGGGATCGGGATGCAAGGAGAGACCGGTGTTGAAGGAGAAGAAATAGAGGAGGGCGAGGCCGAAGACGAGGTAGAGGACAATCATCACGCGCACGACGCGCTTGCGCCGGTCTTCGGGGAGCATGCGAGAAAAAAGATTGGACGCTTTAATTGGCTTTCCCTGGAAAAATGGGTTTAGCGCCCTGCTGCCAATCCAGGAGGAGCTTGAGGGCCATGGCACGGGTATCAGGCAACCCCCCCTTCCGGAGACGATTGAGTTTTACCGCTAGATTTTCGAGGCACTCATATCCATCCGCCCCTTCGAGGTCTACACCGTATTGGCGTTGAATCCACGTGCCCCAATGGGGATGGGTAGGCAACCATTCGAGCAATTGCTCAGCGGCCGTCTGAGGATTTTTTACCTGGTTGGGGGATTTAGCATTCACTAATACGAGACGGAATTCATCGCGTTCAGCCAGGGGAATAACCCCAGGTGTGTCAAGGAGGTAAGTATCCTCTTTCAGCTTGATCATGCTCCGCCCTCGCGTGAAACCGGCTTGTTTGGAGGTGGGGGCGGCATGGCGGCCGGCGAGAGCATTGATGACGCAGGACTTCCCGGCATTGGGATAGCCGACAACCGCTATTTTGCCCCCATGAGGGAGGAGGGAGAATAGGAGGGTGCGGAGGAGACGGATGTTTTTTTTGGGAGTGCAGGAGATAGAGACAATTTTCAGGTCGTCCGAAAAGGTGCGGGTGACGCGGGGAATATCCTTGGGAAGCAGATCCATCTTGTTGAGGATGAGCACCACTATTTTTCCGCGACGCACCAGCTCCTTCTCGAGCGGGCGGTTCTGCATGATGTCGGCGAAACGGGCGTCGACTACTTCCAGGACGACATCGGCCTCTTTGATGGCCGCGAAAGCGTGCTTGGCGAGACCCATTAGGAAAAAAGGTTAAAGCAGCTTTAAATGACCCGTGTATTTGTCCACATCCGACTCCCGGGCGGGACCAA includes:
- a CDS encoding type II secretion system F family protein, with product MEKRTLIDHYEYYLLQAGIDVPVMLWVLGSFIASLAAGALIFFGTQIIGINEPIFALLGLFIVLDMMIGVPYLKGRRRIELIEESFPDALKQISDTLKTGATYEYALREVANSQYGPLSDEMKKVLRKLEEGENFENAMFSMSRVVESKLIRRVITIIVDTVRAGAALADILDDIAGDVREMNRIAQERKTKTILQVIFMVTAGIIVAPFIFGLVSVIVQFLITTSSQAGGLTGIRLLAIQNARDLIVLALKGYIFILAIATAVIVGVMRDGRVSKSLLYAPLLLLVAYMVFFVSRVVIGAFLGVSA
- a CDS encoding prepilin peptidase, coding for MFPLISFFLSLIGLAVGTYTDFKERIIPDGVTYSLLFLGILFALASFFQTGDLNQLLITGAVILLTFLAAYLLWKLGAWAGGDVKLFTGLAALNPYNPFLLGSFFGISFVWEGLPLFRPSDWPIFMFSLFLFSIIMFIPYTAFLSLLALKDKSLRQEWINQSLSALLRSSHIILWSGFVLYFLPTATWEILPVLLILSFSPKPLQYLIAVGGAFSLFLNPALFPTLALSFLALAGISLLISWFGFAKKHVLVQIRPITSLHEGEIPGELIVVEHGKPARKTRPPLATLIKAKTPAEVMQWFIPPVHSLVLANPLSAAGLTDDQLSQLKSLVKKGELENHIRIKASAPFVPAVLLAYLLLNLLGDIPWVWWFP
- a CDS encoding class III signal peptide-containing protein, with the translated sequence MDNRGQGALEYLLLIGGAVLIATIVLLIIITTSGQTNTIVSNNLNDFTTHVVR
- a CDS encoding GTPase, which encodes MGLAKHAFAAIKEADVVLEVVDARFADIMQNRPLEKELVRRGKIVVLILNKMDLLPKDIPRVTRTFSDDLKIVSISCTPKKNIRLLRTLLFSLLPHGGKIAVVGYPNAGKSCVINALAGRHAAPTSKQAGFTRGRSMIKLKEDTYLLDTPGVIPLAERDEFRLVLVNAKSPNQVKNPQTAAEQLLEWLPTHPHWGTWIQRQYGVDLEGADGYECLENLAVKLNRLRKGGLPDTRAMALKLLLDWQQGAKPIFPGKAN
- a CDS encoding type II secretion system F family protein, translated to MPADISGIRERIEEQKKKKRKGFLESANEDVIQEKQIEKIVERMKDRYKKEGLEFNEVHGRLGELKGIISDERKKVDVQGIEALRDMKSPFARLLGGMHLSFQGVFERLGKVIEKFPQMKTLNYYLYSANLPYSARQWVAMITVASVLVFIVSFVFGELLFFLLRFLGEQQGLQLSPLILGLSILLPLLGAIFLSLLTIIVGFLIPSEIARQRGEQCSTELPFALRHMATELRAGIGLYKTIQTIAKADYGVLSEEFSRTIAEIEEGTDTRDALRHFAARTQSRPLANALRHVIRALRTGGNLSEIMGTIATDVSFELQMKVRDYAERLNFFGVIFIFMGIVAPVFVGVMAAIANSGLPLGFAIPLTPIVVLMYFFLLMPAILGMIAYYLYVSQPRV
- the hjc gene encoding Holliday junction resolvase Hjc, with the translated sequence MTFYTKGANAERELLMLLYAAGMAVCRAAGSGKGKNNIPTPDAIALRGGKIYAFECKAWKKGSLHISHQQMNDLEAWCGMAGAELVIAWKIPRKGWWFFTKKDLRPLEKSYGITQGEAFAKGKRIAHFTHVPLVVGELT
- a CDS encoding DUF167 domain-containing protein, with translation MPFCLKNPFQPLLIEVRSGGQLMIHVYSLGGLKPVSNKTLLRVRVRTRKPVFGFVEPDAWTGEWILHVHASPQGGLANREIEHECARLLGAPTNIVRGHSSHRKVLEIGLSQRDLFRVLARRRLPKEN
- the dnaG gene encoding DNA primase DnaG translates to MAKTYVDAVKYLIKIKFQIKGIVDKPDIVGAVFGQSEGLLGEEMDLRELQKKGRVGRIEVSVRQDGGNTSGEIHVPTSMDMAETSVLAAAIETVDKVGPCESSFVTQTIDDVRKSKRDDIAKRAKELLQRMKLDSAPEIDTLTQEIRSQLRVGNLVEYGREKLPAGPDIDTAEEVIVVEGRADVLNLLRHGFKNVIGMGGSKIASDIIALSKRKPLVLFVDGDRGGVLNARKLIQLARVETVAQAPDGKEVEELQQKEIIQALRRRRVIEEFLQDQGVSSRELGRSQRSFPERRPDTPQPTFSQWPAPSPAVGFRRPTPGLGTQTHFRDISPPSGMDPRKAGRHPPSTRGPVRIHRTFGDVPQPPTHESERRSFQPSNREKLPTFDIPSVTESAPIISSEEKGAYFPFLEKVKGKKISLFLDAKHKVLEEVPVRTLVAKLKDAKNVHVIVYDGIITKRLVDAAGKAGVDLVVGVKRGKFADSPVKTLVLE
- a CDS encoding CpaF family protein, giving the protein MAGKSTKDYLKDLVTGKGAKPPSTPPSASSSKPLVSRVADEIPPPTQPENLDALLQKINQLRSSIPSNASPTENAPAPASLPQDSPQNISLPPLKEDLALPTKGLVQSFKDAQTASETSFEQVMEGKPKTLLEEYGETKIYRVQDEPLLYYWVPVARPTISERAIINTLKEATTRLISITPYRIRDPIQKRNVYAQQVKDILRVSPELKVPSHKFSFYAEAVVSEMVGYGLIDALIKDDLLEEIMVIGPTQPVYVFHRKYDMMMTNVQFSSDGEIEDIINRIAREIGRRVDISSPLLDARLLDGSRVNATIPPASVSGSTLTVRKFREDPYSLIDLISYKTLNVESAAFLWLCVDGMRTQPANMLISGGTSSGKTTLLNVLCSFIPASERVISIEDTSELNLPLRHWIRLEGRPPGLEGKGEITLDILTKNSLRMRPDRIIVGEVRHNEAFSLFTAMNTGHDGSLGTIHANSAAETLVRVTSPPMDVPQAMLSGLNFVIVENLFHSAHRGSYRRITEISEVTGVIEGKPKTHAVFSWDPIKDELQRSSLPVQYLDRLSSLSGKSVEELEAELKRRERFLQSMVDRGLRDMADVSHAAQQYVGEL